The following nucleotide sequence is from Aquarana catesbeiana isolate 2022-GZ linkage group LG08, ASM4218655v1, whole genome shotgun sequence.
atgctttgaaagcctttacaggttaccactttagagttacggaggaggtctggtgctagaattactgcccatgatctgacgtttgcggtgatacctcacatctgTGGGGCGATTGCTGTTTGTGTGTGTGCGGGACCGACGGGTGCGCTCACCTATATGTGGGGTTAcggggggcatttaaaaaaaaaaaaaaattatgattttttttttttatcacttttattgctgtcacaagcaatgtaaacatcccttgtgacagtgataGTGATGTGACAGGTCctcctctttatgtagagatctgaggtctataagaccccaggtCCCTCTGCCCTTAAAAACATTTGATCatgccaagatcggtgtgatcaaatgcttttgatttttaaaaatggcgccgtttACATCCGGGTAAACCgcaagtgatgtcaggtcatcgcttctgggttactatatCATAGAGCCGAACAAAGCCGATCTGGTGGCACCGACTGGCTGATCGggactcccggtgggatgggagatccTGGTAAAGCTGCGGAGCGCGCGGGGGGGGTTAGTTCCCTACAGCTACTTGGTAAACGCAACCCAGaggctagttagctgctaggatttcttttacaagagagccgactgtCAGCTCTGAACTCTGAAAAGCGGTACCGGGATACTgccggcatcatcccggtataactactAGAAGTCTAGTGGCATACCTGGTTCGTCGCttagcaggaagtggttaaaccactgatGTCCTCAATGGTAATGGGGATTGCCAGTCACTGTTGCTGCTGGCGGGGAAACCATGCCTTGCACGTGACGGGCTGGGCGCACCAGCATGGCGTGTGGGCCCCAACTTGGCTGTAGTTTTCGGCCATTTTTGAGAGGCTTGGGAAGTGCTGCACCGTCAGAGGAAGCTTGCGTGGGGTTCAGAATGGCCATGCTACGGGATCAAGTTGGTATATGTCCCCTGGGCCACAGAGCTCATCAGCATCTGAGCGACTCCCATCCCCAGACACAACCCCACCCACCCCCATCAATATATTTTTTACCTAAGAAATAAAATGTGGATTATGAAATCACTGCAaggctattaaagtggttgtaaacctcagacatgaaatataaacaaagcatatccctctatagtgtgtactcggTGTGTCTCAggtcagagcactaagtgtcatttctgtctgctgctttgttcctctgctatcaccaTGAATCAgttatgacaagttttcctgacaccaagaggtaataaggtgacaggggagggattctccaacacacagcctgtgattgacagcctcagctctgttcctgtgcaccgtgtgaagggggtgtgtcccttccctccaatcagctgtcagcgctctttttactgagctctgcagtgtgacttcagctctccgctCCCTGCTTTCTgatagctcagacaagctgtataaatcccGAAAGGCTGTACAGAAGAAAagactgcaggtaaacaggtacaacttatgtaggtttagcaggatttgtttaatctctgtgtatcacctgaggctattcacttcactgggtatacgggATGGGTTTACAACTAGGAAAAAAACAGGAACGGGCGCAGCGCTCACAGCGGAGGAACCACTTATGAGTCAAAAGTGGAAATCCAAAATCGGGTGCTTTGGCTCGAATGTCCTCCAGCCATCAATAGTAGTCAAAAACAAAAAGAGTAGAGCCAGGCAACTCCAAAGTCCATATGAATATCCTTATTAATTTACATGATAATGAGTATAAAAAGGGACTAACGCGTTTCGGCAAGTAGCTTTGATCACAGCACAGATCACCCTTGGTGTGATCAAGGCTTCTTGCTGAAACACATTATTTAGGGAATTTTGAAATGAGATGTTGCTGATTTGATTAAAAGAATAGATTCTACTCTCtttttttccaccccccccccccattcctgtttATGGTTTCTTCCACAAGGTCGACACACCAGAAGTAACCTGGCAGAATGTTCCATCGTCTCTCCCGATGGTGATATAGAAGATGATGACATCACGGCGGTCACTCTTGGAGAAATTACGCCCAATGTGCAGCCGGTACGTGAAGAATTAAATGCGTATTGAACTCCGGGCTCAAAACAAAAGTAACACGATAAACAGGAACAGGATGTGCGGGCGATCGCCGATCTCCTACCCGCCTCTGGTTAGTAGGGACTTGCTTCATCAGGCTGGCCCAGCTGCAGAGGACTTTCCCTTCAACACACAGGGGCAATGCCTGCCCATTCCCTGCGCTGCCGGTGTGATTGGCATGTGTGGGTGAAAGTGATGTCACAAGAAGAACTCTCCCAATGCCGAATCCTGTTGTTATGCATCAAATTACTGGAGATTTGGGTTTAAAAAAAGCTTTCTTTACTTTCACATAATTTTTGCCCTCAGTGCTAGATTGGTAACATCTAGAGGAGAAAGTCAGGCACAGAGAGGGTATTCCCCTGTGCTCACCGAAAAACACCACCTCTCTGTACTAACCCATGTAGAAGTTAAAGATAATACTACAAGACGAGGTAATACTACAGGACTAGGTAATACTACAGGACTAGGTAATACTACAGGACTAGGTAATACTACAGGACTAGGTAATACTACAAGACGGGGTAATACTACAGGAAAAGGTAATACTACAAGACGAGGTAATACTACAGGACTATGTAATACTACAAGATGAGGTAATACTACAGGACTAGGTAATGCAACAAGACTAGGTAATACTACAGGACTAGTTAATACTACAAGACGAGGTAATACCACAAGACGAGGTAATACTACAAGACTAGTTAATACTACAAGACTAGGTAATACTACAGGACTATGTAATACTACAAGACTAGTTAATACTACAGAACTAGGTAATACTACAGGACTAGGTAATACTACAAGACTTGGTTATATTACAGGACGAGGTAATACTACAGAACTAGTTAATACTACAAGACTAGTTAATACTACAGGACGAGGTAATACTACAAGACTAGGTAATACTACAGAACTAGTTAATACTACAAGACTAGTTAATACTACAGAACTAGTTAATACTACAGAACTAGGTAATACTACAGGACTAGGTAATACTACAAGACTAGGTAATACTACAGGACTTGGTTATATTACAGGACTAGGTAATACTACAAGACTAGCTAATACTACAGGACGAGGTAATACTCAGGACGAGGTAATACTAAAGGACTACCAGATGTATTCCTAGTTAGGTAAACACCACTATGAGGGGATAACAAAGCAGTCCCTGGCATGTAATTAAACTTTTATGTGTAGCTCTAGAACAGCCCCTGGATGATACCATCACAAGTTGCCCCATCTCAAGTCTTCTTTCTGGCAATGTAAGTCCTAAAGATATAAAAGTTGCTGCTATTCATAAACTACTGGTCTGTTACAGTGTACAGAAAAAAAACCTACAGACTGAGTCAGCTTTGCCACAACTGACCCTGTCCATAACCTCTATTGCATAAAGTGCAGGCATACTATGAGTTAGGTCTaatgaggtgcatgccacctcctggacttatctctttaatttacatcCTACAGTTTTATGGAATCCAAGAGTACAGCTATCACTACACTCTtaactatgagttaagtccaacaaggtgcatgccTGCCACCTTCTGAAATAATTTCTAtcatttacatctgacagttttatggaGGTCAGGGAGTACATCTATCACTACAGTCCCAGGTCTCTGAGAGGAGAGACGTTGTCTTCTCACACACAGCATCTCCCTGCTTGTCTTCTCTACCTGTATCTCCCCGCTGCTGTTTATTCAGAGaaacctttgtattttgtgaatgattgCAGGAGGATGCGCACAGCAACTGCATGCGACTTTGCAGCAGAAGGAGCTGAAACCAAAAGGTGCAGCATCAGAGCTCCAGAAGCGTAGAGATAGCTCTGCTCCCAGAGCTCAATAAATCTGTCAGATGTAAATTAAAGAGGTGAGTCCAGGAGGTGGAATGCACCTTGTTGGGGTTACCTCTTTAATTTGCATCTGAAAGTTTTATAGAGGTCCAGGAGTACAGCCATTGCTACAGTCCCAGGTCTCTGAGAGGAGAGACATTGTCTTCTCACACACAGCATCTCCACCCACCTCTCCCATATGATGTTTATAGCCTTTGTATTGTGTGAATAAGTACACATAATACAaagcgctctgtgattgggcaggaggaggagaggagtcgGCACAGCAGCTGCATGCGACTGCAGCAGAAGTAGCTGAGAGCAGAGGGTCCAGCATCAGAGTGCCAGAAGCATAGTAATAGCTGTGCTCCCAAAGCTCCATAAATTTGTCAGATGTAAATTACAGCGATAAGTCCAGGAAATGGAATGTGCCTCACTGGACTTATCTCTTaaatttacatctgacagttttatggaCAGTAGTACAGCTATCACTAAACTCCTGGACCGCTGAGAGAAGAGGTGCTGTCTTCCTACTGACAGAAGCTCTACCCGCCCCTCCTCTCTGCTgtacattcacagaagcctttgtattttgtgaatgagtacaCATAATACAaagcgctctgtgattgggcaggaggaggtaTGGGGTGGGCACAGCAGCTGTATGCGACTCTGCAGCTGAAGTAGCTGAGACCAGAAGGTCAAGCGTCACAGTGCCAGAAGCATAAGTATAGCTGTGCTCCCGGAGCTCCATAAATCTGTCAGATATAAATTGAAGAGGTAAAATACACTTAACTTATGCCTGCACATTTTACAAAGCGGCTGcattcctggagttcaactttaatataCCTTTTATCTTTCTTCAATCACCCTGaaaccttttttgtttattttttcagggAAATCGCAAAGGTGTGAAATCTCTTTCATGTGCTGTATGTGGAAAACGCTTTGTCCGAAAAGTTCCACTGCTGAAGCATATGCGGTCGCACAAACTAGAAAggccttattcatgttcagagtgtggtaAATGCTTTGTACAGAAGGTCCACCTTGTTGTCCACCAAAGAATTCATACAGGGTTAAAGCCGTACTCATGCccagagtgtgggaaatgcttcACCCAGAAAGCTTCACTGGTCCACCATCAGAGCTCCCACCGTGGTGTGAAAGCCTTTTCATGCTCCGATTGCGGGAAGTCTTTCCGGCAGAAGTTCTCACTCATCAAACACCAGCAAATGTACATGCAAGAGAAACCGTATTCCTGCTCTGACTGTGGGAAATGCTTTGCATCCAAGTCAACTCTTCTCGGCCACCAGAAGACCCACACAGGCGAGAAACCGTTCGCCTGCCCGcagtgcgggaagtgtttcgcTACGAAGTCCACCATGGTCATCCATCAGAAGACACACATGGAGCAGAAGCCTTACAAGTGTTCTGAATGTGGAAAGTGCTTCGCCCAGAAGACCAACCTGCTCATCCATCAGACCAtccacacgggagagaagccgttttcctgtacGGAATGCGGTAGACGGTTTGCCCAGAAGTCACGCCTAATTAGTCATCAAAGGAGGCACACAGGTGAAAAGCCGTACTCGTGTTCGGAGTGTGGGGAGCAGTTTGCCACAAAGTCTTCCCTCAGCGCACATCAGAGGATCCACACCAACAACCTCTTCTCCTGCCCAGACTGCGGGAAGGGCTTCATATACAAGTCCAATATGGTCAAACACCGGAAGACGCATGCCAAAGAGAAGCCACACGCGTGTTCAGATTGCGGAAAGTCCTTCACGCAGAAGTCAGGCCTCGTTCGGCATCAGAGAGTTCACGCAGGAAAGAAGCTCTTTTCATGCACGGACTGCGACAAGAGCTTTAACTGGAAGTCGTCACTCGTCTGTCATCAGAAAAGTCACCAATGCGACCAGCCTTAGCATGTGAAGGCAACTCAGTGAGTGGTAGAACATTGTAGAACAGTCCTTCACTGAAGGCATAGCGTAACCTAGACCCATGGTGCATCTCCATCATTCAACTTTACTGTAGGTTGAGGTCTTGGCTGGTTGCATTCTGGAACGAGTGACTAGTTGGCTGTTCCCAGTAAGATGACATCATCAATCAGTGCTCCAACTTTAttcctttacatcaggggtctccaaactttctaagcaaagggccagtttactgtccttcagacattaagGGGGGCTGGACattggccattggaagtagaaattgtcctggcatcaatgggagtaaacagtgcatctttggtattaggggaatgGTTAGCACCCCgccatggtgtcagtgggaggaatagtatcttgtcattggtatcagtgggaggaatagtacccatcattggtatcagtggatggaatagtgctccatcattggttttgaagagaggaatagtgctccatcattggtgtcagtgggaggaatagtgtcctatcgttGTTATCAGTAGGAGTAGTGATCCATCATtggaattagtgggaggaatagtgccccatcattggtatcagtgggaggaatagtgcccatcattggcgtcagcgggaggaataatgccccatcattggtttcagtgggaggaatagtgtcctattgttggtatcaatgggaggaataatgccccatcattggtatcagtgggagtgatagtgccccatcattggtatcagtgggaggaatagtgcccaatattgccatcagtgggagaaataatgacccatcattggtatcagtgggaggaatagtgccctttcattggtgtcagtgtgaggaatagtgtctcatcattggtgtcagtgcgaggaatagtgtcccattattgttATCAGTGGGTGGAATACCGCCCCACCtttggtatcaatgagaggaatagctccccatcattggtgtcagtgggaggaaaagtgcccaccatttgtatcagtgggaggaatagtgccccattattggtaccaatgggaggaatagtgccccatcattggtatcaagggGAGCAAAAGtgcccaccattggtatcagtgggaggaataatgcccatcattggtatcagtgggaggaataatgcccatcattggtatcaatgggagggatagtgcccatcattgtaatcagtgggaggaatagtgcccatcattggtattagtgggaagaagagtgtccccatcactggtattagtgggaggaatagtgcccatcatttttatcagtgggaggaatagtgtcccatcatcggtatcagtgggaggaatagtgctccatcattggttttggtgagaggaatagtgctccatcatttgtgtcagtgggaggaatagtgtcctatcgttGTTTTCTgtagaaggaatagttccccatcactggaattagtgggaggaatagtgccccatcattggtatcattgggaggaatagtgcccatcattggcgtcagcgggaggaataatgccccattattggtttcggtgggaggaatagtgtactatcattggtatcaatgggtggaataatgccccatcattggtatcagtggcagtgatagtgccccatcattggtatcagtgggaggaatagtgcccctcattggcgtcagtgggaggaataatgccccattattggcgtcagtgggaggaatagtgtctcaccattggtgtcagtgggaggaatagtgtcccatcattggtgtcagtgggaggaataccgccccatcgttggtatcagtgggagaaatagctccccatcattgttgtcagtgggaggaatagtgctcatcAATCGGAGGAAAAGTGCCCaccatttgtatcagtgggaggaatagtgccccattattggtaccaaagggaggaatagtgccccatcattggtatcaatgggagcaaAAGtgcccaccattggtatcagtgggaggaatagtgcccatcattggtttcaatgggaggaatagttcccatcattggtatcagtgggaggaatagtgtcccatcattggtatcagtgggaggaatagtgtcccatcattggtatcagtgggaggaaaagtgcccatcattggtatccatgggaggaaaagtgcccaccattggtatcagtgggaggaatagtgtcccattattggtatcagtgggaggaaaagtgcccatcattggtatccatgggaggaaaagtgcccatcattggtatcagtgggaggaaacatgcccatcattggtatcagtgggaggaaacatgcccatcattggtatccatgggaggaaaagtgcccaccattggtatcagtgggaggaatagtgtcccattattggtatcagtgggaggaatagtgcccatagttggtatcagtgggaggaatagtgcccatcattggtatcagtgggaggaatagtgtccccttcattggtatcagtgggtggaaaagtgcccatcattggtatcagtgggaggaaacgtgcccatcattggtatccatgggaggaaaagtgcccaccattggtatcagtgggaggaatagtgtcccatcattggtatcagtgggaggaatagtgtcccatcattggtatcagtgggaggaatagtgttccatcattggtatcagtgggaggaatagtgtcccatcattggtatcagtgggaggaaaagtgtcccatcattggtattagtgggaggaaaagtgcctatcattggtatccatgggaggaatagtgtcccatcattggtatcggtgggaggaatagtgtcccattattggtattagtgggaggaatagtgttccatcattggtgtcagtgggaggaaaagtgcccatcattggtatcagtgggaggaaaagtgcccatcattggtatccatgggaggaatagtgtcccatcattggtatcagtgggaggaaaagtgcccatcattggtatcagtgggaggaaaagtgcccatcattggtatccatgggaggaatagtgtcccatcattggtatcagtgggaggaatagtgtctcatcagtgggagga
It contains:
- the LOC141104710 gene encoding uncharacterized protein isoform X1, yielding MLSRAQWFFKTELSMMENWPSRLSPDGSSNWNPPERGPSPLYSRDSTQEHQEIPQQDQKITGDYQSDGLIVVKVEMKEEEEEETNPRKDGSCKEKENPPEISTDGSDIRNTPERCPSPVSSRDSTLEDQTTSDESQDENLITIKVEVKDEEDEKTVRGDKLCKEERVPPEISAGRHTRSNLAECSIVSPDGDIEDDDITAVTLGEITPNVQPGNRKGVKSLSCAVCGKRFVRKVPLLKHMRSHKLERPYSCSECGKCFVQKVHLVVHQRIHTGLKPYSCPECGKCFTQKASLVHHQSSHRGVKAFSCSDCGKSFRQKFSLIKHQQMYMQEKPYSCSDCGKCFASKSTLLGHQKTHTGEKPFACPQCGKCFATKSTMVIHQKTHMEQKPYKCSECGKCFAQKTNLLIHQTIHTGEKPFSCTECGRRFAQKSRLISHQRRHTGEKPYSCSECGEQFATKSSLSAHQRIHTNNLFSCPDCGKGFIYKSNMVKHRKTHAKEKPHACSDCGKSFTQKSGLVRHQRVHAGKKLFSCTDCDKSFNWKSSLVCHQKSHQCDQP
- the LOC141104710 gene encoding uncharacterized protein isoform X2 — protein: MMENWPSRLSPDGSSNWNPPERGPSPLYSRDSTQEHQEIPQQDQKITGDYQSDGLIVVKVEMKEEEEEETNPRKDGSCKEKENPPEISTDGSDIRNTPERCPSPVSSRDSTLEDQTTSDESQDENLITIKVEVKDEEDEKTVRGDKLCKEERVPPEISAGRHTRSNLAECSIVSPDGDIEDDDITAVTLGEITPNVQPGNRKGVKSLSCAVCGKRFVRKVPLLKHMRSHKLERPYSCSECGKCFVQKVHLVVHQRIHTGLKPYSCPECGKCFTQKASLVHHQSSHRGVKAFSCSDCGKSFRQKFSLIKHQQMYMQEKPYSCSDCGKCFASKSTLLGHQKTHTGEKPFACPQCGKCFATKSTMVIHQKTHMEQKPYKCSECGKCFAQKTNLLIHQTIHTGEKPFSCTECGRRFAQKSRLISHQRRHTGEKPYSCSECGEQFATKSSLSAHQRIHTNNLFSCPDCGKGFIYKSNMVKHRKTHAKEKPHACSDCGKSFTQKSGLVRHQRVHAGKKLFSCTDCDKSFNWKSSLVCHQKSHQCDQP